The genome window TAAACTGACACCGGGCGCGATCGACTGTTGGTAGAACCCCCAATATGGCCAGGAACGGTTGGTGTCACTGCCGAAGAACTGCGGCAGGAAGGCGCCGATCAGCTCGCCCGGCTGCAGGGCATACTCGCTGTAAGCCTGGTATCCGACCCCGGTTGCCGGTGCGGTTCGGTGCGACAGCCGCGCCAGCTCCATACCAGGTAACACCTGGCACATGCCCAGCAGGGCTCCAACGGATGCAAATCCAACCACGGCGGCCGCGAGTGCCAGGCATCGCCGCGGATTTGTGTCGCGTGCCGCCCGAACCATCAGCGCCATCAGCCATAACCCGCCTGCCAGAAAGCCGTAGAATGCGATCTGCAGGTGCCCGGCTAGCAGCATGCAACCCGTGCCCGCGGCAATACAGGCGCCGTGCAGCCAAAAGCTCCCGCGGCGCTGATAGACAGCCAGCATCGCAGCCAGAATGAGCGGTATCCAGCACGAGGTCTCCAGGAATGTTGGAAGTTGCAGCCACTGCACCTCCCAGGCGCCAAATGCCATTACCGTCCCGGCGGTAAACGCGGCTGCAAAGCTGCATCCGCCTCGGCGTGCGAGGAGCCACGTAAACCAGCCGCACAATGCAAGGTGAACAAGCGCCGACGCGTTGAATGCCGCTGCCGTGTGGAGAATCCAGAAGAGCGCGTTGAGTGGGTAGAACACCGCGCTCTGACTGTTTGCAAGAAACGGTGTGCCGCAAAACTGGTAGGGGTTCCAAAGCGGCACAAAGCCGGTATGCAGAGTTCGCGCCGCGAACAGGCGCCACGGATAGAACTGGGCAACGCTATCCCATCGCAGCGGATTCCACAACTCCGTAGCCGAAGCCGAATGCCACGGGTACATACCGCTCAACAGGCCCGCGGGAACAAAAACACGGCCCGCAAATGTGCTGCGCCAAAGCAGGCACGCGGCGATTGCGAGATACAGGAAGGCTGCGGTGGCGGACTGGATGCCGGGCCGTTGCCACTCCGCGCCGCGTAACCAAGGCTTAAGAAATCGTCCGGAGGGCGTCGTGGCGTTATGCCGGTGCGTCACGCAAGATCAACGAAATACTGAAGCTGTTCCTGCGCCTTTGCGTTCGATGGGTCGACGCTGAGAACCTCGTTAAACTCGGCACGCGCTTCATCATACATCCCGAGTGTGGCGTACGTAAGGCCCAAATCATTGCGGATCTCCACCGCATCTGGAGCCAGATCTCTCGCGTGCTTCAGCGTAGCCAGTGACTCATCAAACATACCGCTGAAGTACTGCACAAGGCCCATCTGGTGACGAACCTCGGCCCAGTCGGGGTTCTCTACGAGCAGTTCCGTGAGGATTTTGAGCGCCTCCTCGTACTTGCCCGACTGCTTAAGCGCTACCGCCTGCTCAAGTTGGTCAGATGTCAATCTGGAAGTCATATTCAGCAGTGGTGCCTCCCTATGCGCCTAGCCAGCAAATGAGACGCGCAATCGATCGCCGTGCATTACGATCGGTATGGAGTTCGTGCGCAGGCATTGTATCACGATACGAATCCATAAAGCAAGCCGGATGAGGTGCGAGCGCGGGCCGAGTGATTCGGCTCCGCAAACATCCGGCGCTGTCAGCGACCAGGCTCGTTTGCCGACCCGTTTTGCAG of Armatimonadota bacterium contains these proteins:
- a CDS encoding tetratricopeptide repeat protein yields the protein MTSDQLEQAVALKQSGKYEEALKILTELLVENPDWAEVRHQMGLVQYFSGMFDESLATLKHARDLAPDAVEIRNDLGLTYATLGMYDEARAEFNEVLSVDPSNAKAQEQLQYFVDLA